One window of the Shewanella khirikhana genome contains the following:
- a CDS encoding inorganic phosphate transporter: protein MVDIFVTYGPWLIGIAAAFGFLMAWGIGANDVANAMGTSVGSNAITIKQAIIIAMIFEFSGAYLAGGEVTSTIRNGIIDAGYFAEVPHLLVYGMISALLAAGIWLVVASALGWPVSTTHSIVGAIIGFAAVGVGTEAVAWGKVTGIVGSWIVTPAISGFIAFLIFQSAQKLIFNTDNPLDNAKRFVPFYMALAGFVMSLVTIKKGLKHVGLHFSAVEAYALAIAIGIAVAIVGKIFISRLKMADKADRHTQFANVEKVFAVLMVVSACCMAFAHGSNDVANAIGPLAAVVSVVNSGGEIASKSALVWWILPLGAFGIVFGLAIFGKRVMQTIGKNITHLTPSRGFAAELAAASTVVIASGTGLPISTTQTLVGAVLGVGMARGIAAINLGVVRNIVVSWVVTLPAGAGLSIVFFYIIRGIFGG from the coding sequence ATGGTTGATATTTTTGTCACCTATGGCCCGTGGCTTATTGGCATTGCGGCTGCATTCGGTTTCTTGATGGCTTGGGGTATTGGCGCGAACGACGTAGCCAACGCCATGGGTACCTCTGTAGGTTCCAACGCCATTACCATCAAGCAGGCGATCATCATTGCGATGATCTTTGAATTCTCCGGCGCCTATCTGGCTGGCGGCGAAGTAACCAGCACCATCCGTAACGGCATTATCGATGCCGGATATTTTGCCGAAGTGCCACATTTGCTGGTATACGGCATGATTTCGGCGCTGCTGGCAGCCGGGATCTGGTTGGTTGTGGCATCCGCTCTGGGCTGGCCTGTATCTACCACCCACTCTATTGTGGGCGCCATCATCGGCTTTGCCGCTGTGGGTGTGGGCACCGAAGCGGTAGCCTGGGGTAAGGTTACCGGCATCGTGGGTTCCTGGATTGTCACCCCGGCCATCTCTGGTTTTATCGCCTTCCTGATTTTCCAAAGTGCGCAGAAGCTGATTTTCAACACAGATAATCCGCTCGACAACGCCAAGCGTTTCGTGCCCTTCTACATGGCACTGGCTGGTTTTGTGATGTCACTGGTGACCATCAAGAAAGGCCTGAAGCACGTTGGTCTGCACTTCTCTGCCGTTGAGGCTTATGCGCTGGCCATCGCCATCGGTATTGCCGTGGCTATCGTGGGTAAAATCTTTATCAGCCGCCTGAAAATGGCCGATAAAGCCGACCGCCACACTCAGTTTGCTAACGTGGAAAAAGTGTTTGCCGTGCTGATGGTTGTGTCTGCGTGCTGTATGGCTTTCGCCCACGGCTCCAACGACGTAGCCAACGCCATCGGCCCTCTGGCTGCTGTAGTATCTGTGGTAAACAGCGGTGGTGAAATTGCTTCCAAGTCCGCACTGGTTTGGTGGATTCTGCCTCTGGGCGCCTTCGGTATCGTGTTTGGTCTGGCCATCTTTGGTAAGCGCGTAATGCAAACCATCGGCAAGAACATCACTCACCTGACCCCAAGCCGTGGTTTTGCCGCCGAGCTGGCTGCAGCCTCTACCGTGGTTATCGCCTCGGGTACCGGTCTGCCAATCTCTACCACTCAGACTCTGGTAGGTGCGGTACTGGGTGTAGGTATGGCCCGTGGTATTGCGGCTATCAACCTGGGCGTGGTGCGCAATATCGTAGTGAGCTGGGTTGTTACCCTGCCTGCGGGCGCCGGTCTGTCCATCGTGTTCTTCTATATCATCCGCGGTATTTTCGGCGGCTGA
- a CDS encoding TIGR00153 family protein, which yields MPVNSILGVFAKSPIKPLQEHIDKVHECANILVPFFEATTSGDWDKATELRKQINKAEKEADALKREIRLTLPGGLFMPVERTDLLELLTQQDKIANKTKDISGRIIGRNLVIPAPIQEPFMAYLKRCLDAVALAKEAINELDELLEAGFRGREVALVEKMVRELDAIEEDTDDLQIAVRRGLYAIEEGMSAVDVMFLYKIIEWVGDLADLAERVGSRLELMLARV from the coding sequence ATGCCAGTAAACTCCATTTTGGGCGTGTTTGCAAAATCGCCAATCAAGCCTCTGCAAGAGCACATCGACAAAGTGCACGAGTGTGCCAATATCCTGGTTCCCTTCTTTGAAGCCACAACCTCAGGCGACTGGGATAAAGCAACCGAACTTCGCAAGCAAATCAACAAGGCAGAAAAAGAAGCGGACGCATTGAAGCGTGAAATCCGTCTGACCTTGCCTGGCGGTCTGTTCATGCCCGTTGAACGAACCGATCTGCTGGAGCTTTTGACCCAGCAAGACAAGATTGCCAATAAAACAAAAGACATCTCTGGTCGTATTATCGGCCGCAATCTGGTTATCCCTGCCCCGATCCAGGAACCTTTTATGGCCTACCTCAAGCGTTGTCTGGACGCGGTAGCTCTGGCCAAAGAAGCCATCAACGAACTCGACGAACTGCTTGAAGCCGGTTTCCGTGGTCGTGAAGTGGCCCTGGTTGAGAAGATGGTCCGTGAACTCGATGCTATCGAAGAAGACACTGACGATCTGCAAATCGCCGTCCGCCGCGGCCTGTATGCCATCGAAGAAGGCATGAGCGCCGTTGACGTGATGTTCCTCTATAAAATCATCGAATGGGTTGGCGATCTGGCTGACCTGGCCGAGCGAGTCGGTTCCCGTTTAGAGCTGATGTTGGCTCGCGTATAA
- a CDS encoding helix-turn-helix domain-containing protein, producing the protein MSDKMLTLDEVAKILDQKPITIKRYARENLLSAQGEGDDLMFKEDEVMRYLEFSKRLG; encoded by the coding sequence ATGAGCGATAAAATGCTGACATTGGACGAGGTCGCAAAAATCCTCGATCAAAAACCCATCACCATCAAGCGTTATGCACGGGAAAACCTGCTCTCGGCTCAGGGAGAAGGTGATGATTTGATGTTCAAAGAAGACGAAGTAATGCGCTACCTGGAGTTTTCAAAAAGACTTGGTTAA
- the putA gene encoding bifunctional proline dehydrogenase/L-glutamate gamma-semialdehyde dehydrogenase PutA, whose product MFKASEVLAGRYDNANLDELFSLISHNYIVDEEAYLKELIALVPSSDEEITRVTSRAHDLVAKVRQYEKKGLMVGIDAFLQQYSLETQEGIILMCLAEALLRIPDAETADALIADKLSGAKWDEHMSKSDSVLVNASTWGLMLTGKIVKLDKNMDGTPSNLLSRLVNRLGEPVIRQAMYAAMKIMGKQFVLGRTIEEGLKNAVDKRKLGYTHSYDMLGEAALTTKDAEKYFRDYSNAIQALGTGQFDETEAPRPTISIKLSALHPRYEVANEDRVMTELYDTLVKLVQQARSLNVGIQIDAEEVDRLELSLKLFKKLYQSDASKGWGQLGIVVQAYSKRALPVLMWLTRLAKEQGDEIPLRLVKGAYWDSELKWAQQAGEGGYPLFTRKAATDVSYLACARYLLSEATRGVIYPQFASHNAQTVAAITSMVGDRKYEFQRLHGMGQELYDTLLAEAAVPTVRIYAPIGAHKDLLPYLVRRLLENGANTSFVHKLVDPKTPIESLVTHPLKTLQGYKTLANNKIVQPADIFGAERKNSKGLNMNIISESEPFFAALEKFKDTQWTAGPLVNGETLSGELRDVLSPYDTTQKVGQVAFADETAIEQALAGADRAFASWCRTPVETRANALQKLADLLEENREELIALCTREAGKSIQDGIDEVREAVDFCRYYAVQAKKMMSKPELLPGPTGELNELFLQGRGPFVCISPWNFPLAIFLGQVAAALATGNTVIAKPAEQTCLVGFRAVQLAHEAGIPKDVLQFLPGTGALVGAKLTADERIGGVCFTGSTVTAKVINRALAGREGAIIPLIAETGGQNAMVVDSTSQPEQVVNDVVSSAFTSAGQRCSALRVLYMQEDIAERVLEVLKGAMDELTVGNPNSVKTDVGPVIDAAAKANLNAHIDHINQVGRPIHQLRLPQGTENGHFVAPTAVEIDSIKVLSKENFGPILHVVRYKAADLGKVIDEINSTGFGLTLGIHSRNEGHALEVADKVNVGNVYINRNQIGAVVGVQPFGGQGLSGTGPKAGGPHYLTRFVTEKTRTNNITAIGGNATLLSLGDAD is encoded by the coding sequence ATGTTCAAAGCGAGTGAAGTACTGGCAGGTCGTTACGACAACGCCAATCTCGACGAATTGTTCAGTCTGATCAGTCATAACTACATCGTTGATGAGGAAGCCTACCTCAAGGAGCTGATCGCGCTGGTTCCGTCGAGCGACGAAGAGATCACACGCGTCACCAGTCGTGCCCACGATCTGGTGGCCAAAGTACGTCAGTACGAGAAGAAAGGCCTGATGGTCGGCATCGATGCCTTCCTGCAGCAGTACTCCCTGGAAACCCAGGAAGGCATTATTCTCATGTGTCTGGCCGAAGCCCTGCTGCGTATTCCCGATGCCGAGACCGCCGATGCCCTGATCGCGGACAAGCTCTCTGGCGCCAAGTGGGACGAGCACATGTCCAAGAGTGACTCTGTGCTGGTAAACGCGTCTACCTGGGGTCTGATGCTGACCGGCAAGATTGTCAAACTCGACAAAAACATGGACGGCACGCCAAGCAACCTGCTGAGCCGTCTGGTTAACCGTCTGGGCGAACCTGTAATTCGTCAGGCCATGTACGCCGCCATGAAGATCATGGGCAAGCAGTTCGTACTGGGCCGCACCATCGAAGAAGGTCTGAAAAACGCGGTCGACAAGCGCAAGCTGGGTTACACCCACTCCTACGACATGCTGGGTGAAGCCGCCCTGACCACCAAGGACGCTGAAAAGTACTTCCGCGACTACTCCAACGCCATTCAGGCGCTGGGCACAGGCCAGTTCGATGAGACCGAAGCCCCGCGTCCAACCATCTCCATCAAGCTGTCTGCGCTGCACCCACGCTACGAAGTGGCCAACGAAGACCGGGTAATGACCGAGCTGTACGACACCCTGGTTAAGCTGGTGCAGCAGGCTCGCAGCCTCAATGTCGGTATCCAGATTGACGCCGAAGAGGTTGACCGTCTCGAGCTGTCCCTGAAGCTGTTCAAGAAGCTGTATCAATCCGATGCCTCAAAAGGCTGGGGTCAGCTGGGTATCGTGGTGCAGGCTTACTCCAAGCGCGCCCTGCCAGTGCTGATGTGGCTGACTCGCCTTGCCAAAGAACAGGGTGATGAAATCCCACTGCGTCTGGTGAAAGGCGCATACTGGGACAGCGAACTCAAGTGGGCTCAGCAGGCCGGTGAAGGCGGCTATCCGCTGTTTACCCGCAAGGCCGCTACCGACGTGTCTTACCTCGCCTGTGCCCGTTATCTGCTGTCTGAGGCTACCCGCGGCGTGATCTATCCGCAGTTTGCCAGCCACAACGCGCAAACTGTGGCCGCCATCACCTCCATGGTTGGCGATCGCAAGTACGAGTTCCAGCGTCTGCACGGTATGGGTCAGGAGCTGTACGACACCCTGCTGGCCGAAGCCGCCGTACCCACAGTGCGTATCTACGCCCCTATCGGTGCCCACAAAGACCTGCTGCCTTACCTTGTGCGTCGTCTGCTGGAAAACGGTGCCAACACCTCATTTGTACACAAGCTGGTTGATCCCAAGACCCCAATCGAGTCGCTGGTGACCCACCCGCTGAAAACCCTGCAAGGCTACAAGACCCTGGCAAACAACAAGATAGTACAGCCCGCCGACATCTTCGGTGCTGAGCGCAAAAACTCCAAGGGACTCAATATGAACATCATTTCCGAATCCGAGCCTTTCTTCGCCGCCCTGGAGAAGTTCAAGGACACCCAGTGGACCGCAGGCCCGCTGGTAAACGGTGAAACCCTGTCAGGCGAACTGCGTGACGTGTTAAGCCCATACGACACCACCCAGAAGGTGGGTCAGGTTGCCTTTGCCGACGAGACTGCCATCGAACAGGCCCTGGCCGGTGCCGACCGCGCGTTCGCGTCCTGGTGCCGTACTCCGGTTGAAACCCGCGCCAATGCCCTGCAAAAGCTGGCAGACCTGCTGGAAGAAAACCGCGAAGAACTGATTGCCCTGTGTACCCGTGAAGCCGGTAAGAGCATTCAGGACGGTATCGATGAAGTGCGCGAAGCCGTGGACTTCTGCCGCTACTACGCCGTTCAGGCCAAGAAGATGATGAGCAAGCCCGAACTGCTGCCTGGCCCTACAGGCGAGCTGAACGAGCTGTTCCTCCAGGGCCGTGGCCCCTTCGTGTGTATCAGCCCATGGAACTTCCCGCTGGCCATCTTCCTCGGCCAGGTGGCTGCCGCGCTGGCAACCGGTAACACAGTTATCGCCAAGCCTGCCGAGCAGACCTGTCTGGTTGGTTTCCGCGCCGTACAGCTGGCCCACGAAGCCGGTATTCCAAAAGATGTGCTGCAATTCCTGCCAGGCACCGGTGCCCTTGTAGGCGCCAAGCTGACCGCTGATGAGCGTATCGGCGGCGTGTGCTTTACCGGTTCTACCGTGACTGCCAAGGTGATCAACCGCGCCCTGGCCGGCCGCGAAGGCGCCATCATCCCGCTGATTGCCGAGACCGGTGGTCAGAACGCCATGGTGGTTGACTCCACCAGCCAGCCTGAGCAGGTTGTGAATGACGTTGTTTCTTCTGCCTTCACCAGCGCCGGTCAGCGCTGCTCGGCGCTGCGGGTACTGTACATGCAGGAAGACATTGCCGAGCGCGTACTTGAGGTGCTCAAAGGCGCCATGGACGAGCTGACCGTGGGTAACCCCAACTCGGTGAAAACCGACGTGGGCCCGGTTATCGATGCCGCCGCCAAGGCCAACCTGAACGCGCACATCGACCACATCAACCAGGTGGGTCGTCCTATTCACCAGCTGCGTCTGCCACAAGGCACCGAGAACGGTCACTTCGTGGCGCCAACCGCGGTGGAAATTGACTCCATCAAGGTGCTGAGCAAAGAGAACTTCGGTCCTATCCTGCACGTAGTGCGTTACAAGGCTGCCGACCTTGGCAAGGTTATCGACGAAATCAACTCTACCGGTTTCGGTCTGACCCTGGGGATCCACAGCCGCAACGAAGGCCATGCCCTGGAAGTTGCCGACAAGGTGAACGTGGGTAACGTGTACATCAACCGCAACCAGATCGGTGCCGTGGTTGGCGTGCAGCCATTCGGTGGTCAGGGCCTGTCTGGTACCGGTCCCAAGGCCGGTGGTCCACACTACCTGACCCGTTTCGTGACCGAAAAGACCCGCACCAACAACATCACCGCCATCGGCGGCAACGCTACCCTGCTGTCGCTGGGTGACGCTGATTGA
- a CDS encoding inorganic triphosphatase: MDAEIELKLFFLPEFKDTLITEINHLFVETFQTDVMLSNGYFDTDALQLRSWDMGLRVRGRNGKREQTIKTAGKVVGGIHSRPEYNVDIDADNPDLTLFPAHIWPEGADLADTQAKLNCVFHTDFRRLTWLVTEGASQVEIALDEGIIRSGNREESLCELEFELMSGQAADLLTLAEKLMARVPLRLGKASKAQRGYRLAGLGAKPILAQLDTVPLPPDCHAAQAFAATLETALERWQLLEDAIAQSAADPQSAAPLWARLRTCIGLLEAGCRQFGALSDSLKSGFGQVRRALAFVDDAVALSAIAENRDSLFGRRPDAQRWQTEAQNWMAQESVQARLESLWRLPAYGKVQLELVTLLFGKPVENQMALKQVADQLQQVSWEGIQQLMPTKPSTTDFLALGAALDDALLVGLAYGELYSADARRQYRAPWQDLRRGIDALRAYVLLGDMAGPDAEMQDWLEDKALSLMHALEQSHKSALAQSPYWR; the protein is encoded by the coding sequence ATGGATGCCGAGATAGAACTCAAGCTTTTTTTCCTTCCTGAATTTAAAGATACCCTCATTACTGAGATCAATCACCTGTTTGTAGAGACTTTTCAGACAGATGTCATGCTCAGTAATGGTTATTTCGATACAGACGCACTGCAACTGCGCAGCTGGGACATGGGATTGCGGGTCCGCGGCCGAAACGGCAAGCGGGAGCAAACCATCAAAACGGCCGGAAAAGTGGTCGGCGGCATTCACAGCCGTCCCGAATATAATGTCGATATCGACGCAGATAACCCGGATCTTACGCTGTTTCCGGCTCATATCTGGCCTGAGGGCGCAGACCTTGCCGATACCCAGGCCAAGCTCAATTGCGTCTTTCACACCGACTTTCGCCGTCTCACCTGGCTGGTGACCGAGGGGGCAAGCCAAGTCGAGATTGCCCTCGATGAAGGCATTATTCGCAGTGGGAATCGTGAAGAGTCCTTATGCGAGCTCGAATTTGAACTCATGTCAGGTCAGGCCGCCGATCTGCTGACGTTGGCTGAAAAACTGATGGCCAGGGTGCCGCTGCGACTGGGTAAGGCCAGTAAGGCGCAGCGTGGCTACCGTTTGGCCGGACTGGGTGCCAAACCCATACTGGCGCAGCTCGATACTGTGCCGCTGCCGCCGGATTGCCACGCGGCCCAGGCTTTTGCGGCAACGCTTGAAACCGCGCTTGAGCGTTGGCAACTGCTGGAAGATGCCATAGCTCAATCGGCTGCCGATCCGCAAAGTGCGGCGCCGCTGTGGGCAAGGCTGCGCACCTGCATTGGTTTGCTGGAGGCCGGTTGCCGCCAATTTGGTGCCTTGAGTGACAGCCTGAAAAGCGGCTTTGGTCAGGTTCGCCGCGCACTTGCCTTTGTGGATGATGCCGTAGCGCTCTCGGCCATTGCCGAAAACCGTGATTCCCTGTTTGGTCGTCGTCCCGATGCGCAGCGCTGGCAAACCGAAGCGCAAAACTGGATGGCTCAGGAGAGTGTCCAGGCCAGGCTGGAGTCGCTGTGGCGCCTGCCGGCCTATGGTAAGGTGCAGCTCGAGCTGGTGACCTTGCTGTTTGGCAAGCCGGTTGAAAATCAAATGGCGCTCAAACAGGTGGCGGATCAGCTGCAACAGGTCTCGTGGGAGGGCATTCAGCAACTGATGCCCACCAAACCGTCCACCACTGACTTTTTGGCGCTGGGCGCTGCGCTTGATGATGCGCTGCTGGTTGGTCTTGCCTACGGCGAGCTCTACAGCGCCGATGCCCGCAGGCAGTACCGCGCGCCATGGCAGGATCTGCGCCGGGGCATAGATGCACTGCGCGCCTATGTGCTTCTTGGCGATATGGCGGGCCCCGATGCCGAAATGCAGGACTGGCTCGAAGACAAGGCGCTGAGTTTGATGCATGCCCTTGAGCAGAGCCATAAGAGTGCGCTGGCGCAGTCGCCCTATTGGCGTTAA
- a CDS encoding TIGR04211 family SH3 domain-containing protein produces MLLSPALMADGQSRVISDDIYVYLHNGPGTSFRILGSVSAGTPVTFTGETSNDYAKIVDHRGREGWVRADALSSDKSLRQKLEEAEQALSDSKAELASVREEFKDSAGTIGNLREQLARADELVRAATADKASAEEARDKAQAEAESLRDNERIRHWQEGGIIAAIGLFLGVILVYLPRPQRKRAGRWMN; encoded by the coding sequence CTGCTCCTTTCTCCCGCGCTGATGGCCGACGGCCAGTCCCGTGTAATCTCCGATGATATCTACGTCTATCTGCACAATGGCCCGGGCACCAGCTTCCGTATTCTGGGCAGTGTCAGCGCCGGTACGCCAGTCACCTTCACCGGCGAAACCTCCAACGACTACGCCAAAATCGTCGACCACCGCGGCCGCGAAGGTTGGGTACGTGCCGATGCTCTGAGCAGCGACAAGAGCCTGAGACAAAAGCTGGAAGAAGCCGAGCAGGCCCTCAGTGACAGCAAGGCTGAGCTGGCATCGGTTCGCGAAGAATTCAAAGACAGCGCCGGTACCATTGGCAACCTGCGTGAACAGCTGGCCCGTGCCGATGAGCTGGTACGCGCCGCCACCGCCGACAAGGCCAGCGCCGAAGAAGCCCGCGACAAAGCCCAGGCCGAAGCCGAGTCCCTGCGTGACAACGAGCGCATCCGTCACTGGCAGGAAGGGGGCATTATTGCCGCTATCGGTTTGTTCCTTGGTGTGATTCTGGTTTACCTGCCAAGACCCCAGCGCAAACGCGCCGGTCGCTGGATGAATTAA
- the cydC gene encoding heme ABC transporter ATP-binding protein/permease CydC: protein MSLFKLFLPLLKRQWLMMFTGLLLAITTLLAGIGLLSLSGWFLSATAVAGLSVATAQAFNFFTPAGGVRFLSIARTASRYGERLATHEATFRLLTELRVKVWRALMPLGDRELSHFRRGELLNRLVADIDTLDHFYLRLMVPMGAFLAVLLALFAFIGWFDTKLAMVLCGGLLACLLLIPVTFYLLGRNSAAAVVNGKRRYRVLTMEYLGGIAELSLFGALVGYRNSLDGAETDWQKAQARMASLQGLSQAAIILAHGALVLTILYLAASGVGERVPPGPLAAMVLFASLAVMEMMMPLAGAFTQLSGCLAASDRVKALIDTESSICFGPQLQAARGDLRFDAVHFGYDANTQVLSGLELTVPAGARVAILGKTGVGKSSLFTLLTRGYDADSGRISIGNTDIGQLSEAALRASMTVVSQRVHLFAGSLRDNLAIACEHKPSDEALLEVLARVDLAYLAEGEEGLKVWIGEGGRMLSGGEQRRIGIARALLRDTPLLLLDEPTEGLDRRTELRMLAQLFAHAEGKTLVMISHRLTAMAQMDAIHLLENGRIVASGSHDELLGSHPEYRALSLAKG, encoded by the coding sequence ATGAGTCTGTTCAAGCTCTTCTTGCCGCTGCTGAAACGCCAATGGCTGATGATGTTCACCGGGCTGCTGCTTGCCATCACCACGCTGTTGGCGGGAATTGGACTGCTGTCGCTTTCCGGCTGGTTTTTATCGGCCACGGCGGTGGCGGGGCTCAGTGTGGCCACAGCTCAGGCGTTTAACTTCTTTACCCCCGCCGGAGGGGTGCGTTTCTTATCCATTGCCCGTACTGCCAGCCGATACGGCGAGCGGTTGGCGACCCACGAGGCCACCTTCCGCCTGCTGACTGAGCTTAGGGTAAAGGTGTGGCGCGCGCTCATGCCACTTGGCGATCGTGAGCTGAGTCACTTTCGCCGTGGTGAGCTTTTGAATCGGCTGGTGGCCGATATCGATACCCTGGATCACTTTTATCTGCGATTGATGGTGCCGATGGGCGCCTTTTTGGCTGTGTTGCTGGCGCTGTTTGCCTTTATTGGCTGGTTCGATACCAAGCTTGCAATGGTGCTTTGCGGCGGCTTGCTCGCCTGTTTGCTGCTGATCCCGGTCACCTTCTATCTGCTCGGGCGAAACAGTGCCGCTGCCGTGGTGAACGGCAAGCGCCGCTACCGGGTGCTGACCATGGAGTACCTTGGCGGTATTGCCGAGCTGTCGCTGTTTGGCGCTTTGGTGGGTTATCGCAATAGTCTCGATGGCGCTGAGACCGACTGGCAAAAAGCCCAGGCGCGGATGGCGAGTTTGCAGGGGCTGTCCCAGGCGGCAATTATTCTCGCCCACGGCGCGCTGGTGCTGACCATTCTGTATCTGGCTGCATCCGGTGTGGGTGAGCGAGTGCCACCGGGGCCGCTGGCGGCTATGGTGCTGTTTGCCTCGCTGGCGGTAATGGAAATGATGATGCCGCTGGCTGGCGCCTTTACCCAGCTATCGGGCTGTCTCGCTGCCAGCGATCGGGTGAAGGCACTGATAGATACCGAGTCTTCGATTTGCTTTGGGCCACAGCTTCAAGCCGCCCGCGGTGACCTGCGCTTCGATGCAGTGCATTTTGGCTATGATGCCAATACCCAGGTGCTCAGCGGTCTTGAGCTGACTGTTCCAGCGGGCGCACGAGTGGCAATTCTGGGTAAAACCGGTGTGGGCAAGTCCAGTCTATTTACCCTGCTGACCCGGGGCTACGATGCCGACAGTGGTCGCATTTCCATCGGTAATACGGATATTGGGCAGCTCTCGGAAGCGGCGCTGCGGGCATCAATGACAGTCGTCAGTCAGCGGGTGCATCTGTTCGCAGGCTCACTTCGGGATAACCTTGCCATCGCCTGTGAGCACAAACCAAGCGATGAGGCGCTGCTTGAGGTACTCGCCAGGGTGGATTTAGCCTATCTTGCCGAGGGTGAAGAAGGGCTTAAAGTCTGGATAGGTGAGGGCGGCCGTATGCTCTCTGGCGGTGAGCAGCGACGGATTGGTATTGCCAGGGCACTACTGAGGGACACGCCCTTGCTGCTGCTTGATGAGCCCACCGAAGGTCTCGACAGACGCACTGAGCTGCGGATGCTGGCGCAGCTGTTTGCCCACGCAGAAGGCAAAACACTTGTCATGATCAGCCACCGCCTGACTGCCATGGCACAGATGGACGCGATTCATTTGCTGGAAAATGGCCGGATTGTTGCCAGTGGCAGCCATGATGAGCTGCTTGGCAGTCATCCGGAGTATCGGGCGCTTTCCCTCGCCAAGGGCTAA
- a CDS encoding potassium channel family protein produces the protein MSEPTHGHVKRIKAPAPIELAMMLLSLLAVIVVLVMTFGRLDEETYRLLFMIDTGICSIFMLNFFTGLFRAKDKLFFIRHHWIDFVASIPAIEALRFARLFQILRVVRLIRMSRSLLSQVLRQRKQATLASLLVALVTILTLSSVAILLVESPAEGSNILTAEQAIWWAMVTISTVGYGDHYPVTTAGHIVGSMVIVCGVSFFGIISGYMASVFVAPDEEERQEAHAENLRHDMEQALKRMEENQAIMLREMAALRRALKDAQADDDDEPQTP, from the coding sequence ATGTCTGAACCAACACACGGCCACGTGAAACGCATCAAGGCGCCAGCGCCCATTGAACTGGCGATGATGCTGCTGTCACTGCTGGCCGTTATCGTGGTGCTGGTCATGACCTTTGGTCGGCTCGATGAAGAAACCTACCGACTGCTGTTTATGATAGACACCGGGATTTGCAGCATCTTTATGCTGAACTTCTTCACCGGTCTGTTCCGCGCCAAAGACAAGCTGTTTTTTATCCGCCATCACTGGATTGATTTTGTCGCCAGTATTCCCGCGATTGAAGCGCTGCGCTTTGCCAGGCTATTCCAGATTTTGCGGGTTGTCCGGCTGATCCGAATGAGCCGCTCGCTGCTGTCGCAGGTATTGCGTCAGCGCAAACAAGCCACCCTCGCCAGCCTGTTGGTGGCCCTGGTCACCATACTCACCCTGTCATCGGTGGCGATTTTGCTGGTTGAATCCCCCGCCGAGGGCTCCAACATCCTCACCGCCGAGCAAGCCATCTGGTGGGCCATGGTCACGATTTCCACCGTGGGCTACGGCGACCATTACCCGGTGACCACCGCTGGCCACATCGTCGGCTCCATGGTGATTGTCTGCGGCGTCAGCTTCTTCGGTATCATCTCGGGTTATATGGCCTCTGTGTTTGTAGCGCCGGACGAGGAAGAGCGTCAGGAAGCTCACGCCGAGAACCTGCGTCACGATATGGAGCAGGCGCTGAAACGTATGGAAGAAAATCAGGCAATTATGCTAAGGGAAATGGCGGCGCTGCGCCGGGCACTGAAAGATGCACAGGCCGATGACGATGACGAACCGCAAACGCCCTGA